In Streptomyces sp. NBC_00878, a single window of DNA contains:
- a CDS encoding M1 family metallopeptidase, producing the protein MVQQTVGADPYFPANGDPRYRVHRYELALDYRPGPNRLSGTARLNAIAGRAPLAEFQLNLADFRIGRVRVDGRATHYTHRGGKLRIRPSKPIRSGAAFTVEVHWSGNPKPVRSPWGGLGWEELEDGALVASQPVGAPSWYPCNDRPADKASYQISITTPSAYQVVAGGRLLTRTTKASTTTWVYEQSAPTSSYLVGLSVGKYQTVLLGDPGLGGVPQVGHIPAQLLTEFSRDFARQPTMMRLFEELFGPYPFGEYAVVVTEEELDVPVEAQGLSLFGANHVDGSRSSERLVAHELAHQWFGNSVSIADWRHIWLNEGFAKYAEWLWSERSGGRSAEALAGIAHRKLSVLPQDLKLSDPGRKLMFDDRLYQRGGLVLHAVRCALGDDAFFRMLRGWAAVHRSGTVTTAVFTAHVARYAAEPLEGLFRSWLQETALPALSSPGTAIPARPTYPPTSA; encoded by the coding sequence GTGGTTCAGCAGACAGTGGGAGCGGATCCGTACTTCCCGGCGAACGGTGATCCCCGTTACCGGGTGCATCGGTACGAACTCGCCCTGGACTACCGTCCGGGACCCAACCGGCTGTCCGGCACCGCTCGGCTCAACGCCATAGCGGGCCGGGCCCCGCTCGCCGAGTTCCAGCTGAACCTGGCCGACTTCAGGATCGGCCGGGTCCGGGTGGACGGGCGGGCGACGCACTACACGCACCGCGGCGGCAAGCTGCGGATCCGGCCGTCGAAGCCGATCCGGTCCGGGGCCGCGTTCACCGTGGAGGTGCACTGGTCGGGCAATCCCAAGCCGGTGCGCAGCCCGTGGGGCGGGCTCGGCTGGGAGGAGCTGGAGGACGGGGCGCTGGTGGCCAGCCAGCCGGTCGGGGCGCCGTCCTGGTACCCGTGCAACGACCGCCCGGCGGACAAGGCCTCGTACCAGATCTCGATCACCACGCCGTCGGCGTACCAGGTCGTGGCGGGTGGCCGGCTGCTGACCCGTACGACGAAGGCGTCCACGACGACGTGGGTGTACGAGCAGTCGGCGCCCACGTCCAGCTATCTGGTCGGGCTGTCCGTCGGGAAGTACCAGACCGTGCTGCTCGGCGACCCGGGGCTGGGCGGCGTCCCGCAGGTGGGGCACATCCCGGCACAACTGCTGACGGAGTTCTCGCGGGACTTCGCGCGGCAGCCGACCATGATGCGGCTGTTCGAGGAGCTCTTCGGTCCGTACCCGTTCGGCGAGTACGCGGTGGTCGTCACCGAGGAGGAGCTGGACGTCCCGGTGGAGGCGCAGGGGCTCTCGCTGTTCGGTGCCAACCACGTGGACGGGAGCAGGAGTTCGGAGCGGCTGGTGGCGCACGAGCTGGCGCACCAGTGGTTCGGCAACAGTGTGAGCATCGCCGACTGGCGGCACATCTGGCTGAACGAGGGGTTCGCGAAGTACGCGGAGTGGCTGTGGTCGGAGCGGTCCGGCGGGCGCAGCGCGGAGGCGCTCGCGGGCATCGCGCACCGCAAGCTGTCCGTGCTGCCGCAGGACCTGAAGCTGTCCGATCCGGGGCGCAAGCTGATGTTCGACGACCGGCTCTACCAGCGCGGCGGTCTTGTGCTGCACGCGGTGCGTTGTGCGCTGGGCGACGACGCGTTCTTCCGGATGCTGCGGGGGTGGGCCGCGGTGCACCGGAGTGGGACGGTCACCACGGCCGTCTTCACCGCGCATGTGGCCCGGTATGCGGCCGAGCCGTTGGAGGGGCTGTTCCGGTCCTGGTTGCAGGAGACGGCGTTGCCCGCTCTGTCCTCACCGGGGACGGCGATTCCGGCGCGGCCGACGTATCCGCCCACCAGTGCGTGA
- a CDS encoding Pls/PosA family non-ribosomal peptide synthetase encodes MAALEQGPALALFDDEVRAEFGDPARFSAAAAASPRTLVDILDASVRAYPDEPALDDGHRALSYRALAVEVEALRRRLSIAGVGLGDRVGVRVPSGTNDLYVAILAVLAAGAAYVPVDAEDPDERAELVFGEAGVRAVVGSGHELTVNGRSETPATRPGAEHDAWIIFTSGSTGKPKGVAVSHRSAAAFVDAEAGLFLTEDPIGPGDRVMAGLSVAFDASCEEMWLAWRYGACLVPVPRSQVRSGADLGPWLVEQEITVVSTVPTLAALWEPEALNEVRLLIFGGEACPPELVQRLVTEGREVWNTYGPTEATVVACASLMTGEEPVRIGLPLNGWELAVVDESGEPVPMGESGQLVIGGVGLARYLDPEKDAEKYAPLESLGWPRAYRSGDLVKAEKEGLIFLGRADEQIKLGGRRIELGEVDTALQALPGVAGAAAAVRTARSGNQLLVGYVVAQDGWDHATAVEKLRAVLPAALVPLIAPVADLPTRTSGKVDRNALPWPLEGLETGGPAEQLYGTEAWLAEQWSEVLGIPVGSARDDFFAIGGSSLAAAQLTTRLRTRYPSAAVVDIYQQPVLRKLARHLEKSAQSDGATREIAPVPLRAKVVQLLVLVPLFTLLGLRWTVALAAMGNVLHWFGPYPWVPTVSWWVVAVGAGLLFSPPGRLAIAAGGARLLLRGVRPGRYPRGGSVHLRLWTAERLAEFSGATSLTGSWLERYARALGAKVGSDVDLHSLPPVTGMLKLGRGAAVESEVDLSGHWLDGDRLEIGPVKVGAHAVVGTRSMLFPGARVGKRSEVAPGSAVSGHVTTGQRWAGAPAVKLGKAKRDWPKERPQRGTYWRVMYGATGFALSALPLVAGLAALLVASVFVSPEAGLGEALRGAVVALVPATLAFGLAYALILLVNVRLLSLGLRPGTHPTHSRIGWQAWTVTQLMDRSRDTLFPLYAGLATPVWLRLLGMRIGRGAEVSTVLALPSLTTVGEGAFLADDTLTAPYELGGGWMRIGRAEIGRRAFLGNSGMTAPGRSVPDGGLVGVLSATPKKAKKGSSYLGLPPVKLPRSTQGGDQSRTYDPPARLLWARGLVELCRIVPVFCSAALAVLTVAALSALGVWAWALAGVVLLGAGAAAGLLSVIAKWLLVGRHRTGEHPLWSGFVWRNELADTFVEVVAVPWLAGSVPGTPVMNLWLRGLGARIGKGVWVESYWLPETDLVTLEDAATVNRGCVLQTHLFHDRILRTDTVVLREGATLGPGGIVLPGSTVGARSTLGPASLVMAAESVPDDTRWLGNPIEAWRP; translated from the coding sequence ATGGCAGCCCTCGAGCAAGGCCCCGCACTCGCGCTGTTCGACGACGAGGTGCGCGCGGAGTTCGGCGACCCGGCACGCTTCTCCGCTGCCGCCGCGGCTTCGCCGCGCACGCTCGTCGACATCCTCGACGCCTCCGTGCGGGCGTACCCCGACGAGCCCGCGCTGGACGACGGCCACCGCGCCCTCTCCTACCGCGCCCTGGCCGTCGAGGTCGAGGCCCTGCGGCGGCGGCTGAGCATCGCCGGGGTGGGCCTCGGGGACCGCGTGGGCGTCCGCGTCCCGTCGGGGACCAACGACCTGTACGTGGCCATCCTGGCCGTCCTCGCGGCGGGGGCCGCCTACGTGCCGGTCGACGCCGAGGACCCGGACGAGCGCGCCGAGCTGGTCTTCGGCGAGGCCGGGGTACGGGCCGTCGTCGGCTCCGGGCACGAGCTGACCGTCAACGGGCGCAGCGAGACCCCGGCCACGCGGCCCGGTGCCGAGCACGACGCCTGGATCATCTTCACCTCCGGTTCGACCGGCAAGCCCAAGGGCGTGGCCGTCAGCCACCGCAGCGCCGCCGCCTTCGTGGACGCCGAGGCCGGGCTGTTCCTCACCGAGGACCCCATCGGTCCGGGTGACAGGGTCATGGCGGGCCTCTCCGTCGCCTTCGACGCGTCCTGCGAGGAGATGTGGCTGGCCTGGCGGTACGGGGCCTGTCTGGTGCCCGTGCCGCGCTCCCAGGTGCGCAGCGGCGCCGATCTGGGGCCGTGGCTGGTCGAGCAGGAGATCACGGTGGTCTCCACCGTGCCGACGCTGGCCGCCCTCTGGGAGCCGGAGGCTCTCAACGAGGTCCGGCTGCTGATCTTCGGCGGCGAGGCCTGCCCGCCCGAGCTGGTGCAGCGTCTGGTGACCGAGGGCCGCGAGGTCTGGAACACGTACGGGCCGACCGAGGCCACCGTCGTCGCCTGTGCCTCGCTGATGACCGGCGAGGAGCCGGTCCGTATCGGGCTGCCGCTGAACGGCTGGGAGCTGGCCGTCGTCGACGAGTCCGGCGAGCCGGTGCCGATGGGCGAGAGCGGACAGCTGGTGATCGGCGGCGTGGGACTGGCCCGCTATCTCGACCCCGAGAAGGACGCGGAGAAGTACGCCCCGCTGGAGTCGCTCGGCTGGCCGCGCGCCTACCGCAGCGGTGACCTGGTCAAGGCCGAGAAGGAAGGGCTGATCTTCCTCGGGCGGGCCGACGAGCAGATCAAGCTCGGCGGGCGCCGGATCGAGCTGGGCGAGGTGGACACCGCGCTCCAGGCACTGCCCGGTGTCGCGGGCGCCGCGGCGGCCGTACGGACGGCCCGCAGCGGCAACCAGCTGCTCGTCGGCTATGTGGTCGCCCAGGACGGCTGGGACCACGCGACGGCCGTCGAGAAACTGCGCGCCGTGCTGCCCGCCGCCCTGGTCCCGCTGATCGCGCCGGTCGCCGACCTGCCGACCCGGACCTCGGGCAAGGTCGACCGCAACGCCCTGCCGTGGCCCCTGGAGGGCCTGGAGACGGGCGGACCCGCCGAGCAGCTGTACGGCACCGAGGCGTGGCTCGCAGAGCAGTGGAGCGAGGTGCTCGGCATCCCGGTCGGTTCGGCGCGGGACGACTTCTTCGCGATCGGCGGCAGCAGTCTCGCCGCCGCCCAGCTCACCACCAGGCTGCGCACCCGCTACCCCAGCGCCGCCGTCGTCGACATCTACCAGCAGCCCGTGCTGCGCAAGCTGGCCCGGCATCTGGAGAAGTCCGCTCAAAGTGACGGGGCCACCCGCGAGATCGCGCCGGTGCCCCTGCGCGCCAAGGTCGTTCAACTGCTGGTGCTCGTCCCGCTGTTCACCCTGCTCGGGCTGCGCTGGACCGTGGCGCTGGCCGCGATGGGCAACGTACTGCACTGGTTCGGGCCGTATCCGTGGGTGCCGACCGTCTCCTGGTGGGTCGTGGCCGTCGGGGCGGGGCTGCTCTTCAGTCCGCCGGGGCGGCTCGCGATCGCGGCCGGCGGGGCGCGGCTGCTGCTGCGCGGGGTGAGGCCCGGGCGCTACCCGCGGGGCGGGAGCGTCCATCTGCGGCTGTGGACGGCCGAGCGGCTCGCCGAGTTCAGCGGCGCGACCTCGCTGACGGGGTCGTGGCTGGAGCGGTACGCGCGGGCGCTCGGCGCCAAGGTCGGCTCCGACGTGGACCTGCACTCGCTGCCGCCGGTGACCGGCATGCTCAAGCTCGGCCGGGGTGCCGCCGTGGAGTCCGAGGTGGACCTGTCGGGGCACTGGCTGGACGGCGACCGGCTGGAGATCGGCCCGGTCAAGGTCGGCGCGCACGCGGTGGTCGGTACCCGCAGCATGCTCTTCCCCGGTGCCCGGGTGGGCAAGCGGTCCGAGGTGGCGCCCGGTTCGGCCGTCTCCGGGCATGTCACGACCGGTCAGCGGTGGGCCGGCGCGCCCGCGGTCAAGCTCGGCAAGGCGAAGCGGGACTGGCCCAAGGAGCGCCCGCAGCGGGGTACGTACTGGCGCGTGATGTACGGCGCCACCGGGTTCGCGCTGTCGGCGTTGCCGCTGGTCGCGGGCCTGGCCGCGCTGCTCGTGGCGAGCGTCTTCGTCTCACCGGAGGCCGGTCTCGGCGAGGCGCTGCGGGGCGCCGTCGTCGCACTGGTGCCGGCGACGCTGGCCTTCGGCCTCGCTTACGCGCTGATTCTGCTGGTCAACGTGCGACTGCTCAGTCTCGGACTGCGGCCCGGTACGCATCCCACGCACAGCAGGATCGGCTGGCAGGCCTGGACGGTCACGCAGTTGATGGACCGCTCCCGCGACACGCTGTTCCCGCTGTACGCCGGGCTGGCCACGCCGGTCTGGCTGCGGCTGCTGGGTATGCGGATCGGCCGAGGTGCCGAGGTGTCGACGGTGCTCGCGCTGCCGAGCCTGACGACGGTCGGCGAGGGCGCGTTCCTGGCCGACGACACGCTGACCGCGCCGTACGAGCTCGGGGGCGGCTGGATGCGGATCGGGCGCGCGGAGATCGGGCGCCGGGCCTTCCTCGGGAACTCCGGGATGACCGCGCCGGGCCGTTCCGTGCCGGACGGCGGCCTGGTCGGCGTGCTGTCCGCGACGCCGAAGAAGGCCAAGAAGGGCAGCTCCTACCTGGGGCTGCCGCCGGTCAAGCTGCCCCGCTCGACGCAGGGCGGCGACCAGAGCCGTACGTACGACCCGCCCGCGCGGCTGCTGTGGGCGCGCGGTCTGGTCGAGCTGTGCCGAATCGTGCCCGTCTTCTGCTCGGCCGCGCTGGCCGTGCTGACGGTGGCCGCGCTGAGCGCGCTGGGTGTGTGGGCGTGGGCGCTCGCCGGGGTTGTGCTGCTGGGTGCCGGAGCGGCCGCCGGCCTGCTGTCCGTGATCGCCAAGTGGCTGCTCGTGGGGCGGCACCGGACCGGTGAACACCCGCTGTGGAGCGGCTTCGTGTGGCGCAACGAGCTGGCCGACACCTTCGTCGAGGTCGTCGCCGTACCGTGGTTGGCCGGGTCCGTGCCGGGTACTCCCGTGATGAACCTGTGGCTGCGCGGCCTCGGTGCCCGGATCGGCAAGGGCGTCTGGGTCGAGAGCTACTGGCTGCCGGAGACGGACCTGGTGACGCTGGAGGACGCGGCGACCGTGAATCGTGGCTGCGTGCTGCAGACCCACCTCTTCCATGACCGGATCTTGCGGACGGATACTGTGGTCCTCCGTGAGGGCGCGACGCTGGGCCCTGGCGGAATCGTCCTCCCCGGCAGCACGGTCGGAGCCCGCAGCACTCTGGGCCCCGCCTCGCTCGTCATGGCCGCGGAATCCGTTCCCGACGACACCCGCTGGCTGGGCAACCCGATCGAGGCATGGCGTCCCTAG
- a CDS encoding chaplin family protein has protein sequence MRQVTRKGLMTVAAASGVLAATGGYAHADSGAHGSASDSPGVLSGNSVQAPVHAPVNVCGNTVNVVGLLNPAVGNKCSNKGGGSGRHHAGGGSQAGGHTGNSPGVGSGNHVEVPVDVPVNVCGNSVSVGGVGNAATGNDCANTGGGHGSTPPGYGEPNPPGKPGQPGDPGEPGKPGEPGEPGQPGKPGQPGEPGQPGQPGDPGQPGDPGRPGGEDLGSANPNDPGAQGVTQPKGSEQLAQTGSELPLGLALPLGAGALLTGSVLYRKARASA, from the coding sequence ATGCGACAGGTCACCCGCAAAGGCCTGATGACGGTGGCGGCCGCGAGCGGCGTCCTCGCCGCCACCGGTGGCTACGCGCACGCCGACTCGGGGGCGCACGGCAGCGCCTCGGACTCCCCGGGCGTACTCTCGGGCAACTCGGTGCAGGCGCCGGTGCACGCGCCGGTCAACGTCTGCGGCAACACCGTGAACGTGGTCGGGCTGCTCAACCCGGCGGTGGGCAACAAGTGCTCCAACAAGGGCGGCGGCTCCGGCCGCCACCACGCCGGCGGCGGATCGCAGGCCGGCGGGCACACCGGTAACTCGCCCGGCGTGGGTTCGGGCAACCACGTCGAGGTTCCGGTGGACGTGCCGGTCAACGTCTGCGGCAACAGCGTCTCCGTCGGCGGTGTCGGCAACGCGGCCACGGGCAACGACTGCGCGAACACCGGCGGCGGGCACGGATCGACGCCTCCCGGATACGGGGAGCCGAACCCTCCGGGCAAGCCTGGTCAGCCGGGCGACCCCGGGGAGCCGGGCAAGCCGGGCGAGCCGGGGGAACCGGGACAGCCTGGTAAGCCGGGACAGCCTGGTGAACCGGGTCAGCCCGGTCAGCCCGGTGACCCGGGTCAGCCCGGTGACCCGGGTCGGCCCGGGGGTGAGGATCTGGGCTCCGCGAACCCGAACGACCCCGGCGCCCAGGGGGTCACGCAGCCCAAGGGTTCCGAGCAGCTGGCACAGACCGGCAGTGAGCTGCCCCTCGGCCTCGCGCTGCCGCTGGGCGCGGGCGCGCTCCTGACCGGCTCTGTGCTGTACCGCAAGGCTCGCGCCTCCGCGTGA
- a CDS encoding peptidoglycan-binding protein gives MAKPLTAAKLVEILRAEGLTVHEVRNWRRHNRNSKGPWGPMNGVMIHHTVTSGTDASVDICYDGYSGLPGPLCHGVIDKKGHVHLVGNGRANHAGLGDGDVLRAVVNETKLPPDNEADTDGNRHFYGFECINLGNGKDPWPEAQKEAIEKVSAAICRAHGWSERSVIGHKEWQPGKQDPRGFTMDGMRGRIGERLRGKGDSGKPAPDPKPAPRPSYEPFPGGGFFHIGQKSPVITAMGRRLVAEGCGRYEDGPSPEWTEADRRSYAAWQQKQGFKGKDADGIPGKITWTALRVPASS, from the coding sequence ATGGCGAAGCCACTGACAGCCGCCAAGCTGGTGGAGATCCTGCGCGCGGAGGGCCTGACGGTCCATGAGGTGCGCAACTGGCGTCGCCACAACCGGAATTCGAAGGGCCCCTGGGGTCCGATGAACGGCGTGATGATCCACCACACCGTCACCTCCGGCACCGACGCCTCCGTCGACATCTGCTACGACGGCTATTCGGGCCTGCCCGGACCGCTGTGCCACGGCGTCATCGACAAGAAGGGCCACGTCCACCTCGTCGGCAACGGCCGCGCCAACCACGCGGGCCTCGGCGACGGCGACGTCCTGCGCGCCGTGGTCAACGAGACGAAGCTGCCCCCTGACAACGAGGCCGACACCGACGGCAACCGCCACTTCTACGGCTTCGAGTGCATCAACCTCGGCAACGGCAAGGACCCCTGGCCCGAGGCCCAGAAGGAGGCCATCGAGAAGGTCTCCGCCGCGATCTGCCGCGCCCACGGCTGGAGCGAGCGTTCCGTCATCGGCCACAAGGAGTGGCAGCCGGGCAAGCAGGACCCGCGCGGCTTCACGATGGACGGCATGCGGGGGCGCATAGGCGAGCGGCTACGAGGCAAGGGCGACAGCGGGAAACCCGCCCCTGACCCGAAGCCCGCACCCAGGCCCTCGTACGAGCCCTTCCCGGGCGGCGGCTTCTTCCACATCGGCCAGAAGTCCCCCGTGATCACGGCCATGGGCCGCCGCCTGGTCGCCGAGGGCTGCGGCCGCTACGAGGACGGCCCCAGCCCCGAATGGACCGAGGCCGACCGCAGGTCCTACGCGGCCTGGCAACAAAAACAAGGCTTCAAGGGCAAGGACGCGGACGGCATCCCGGGCAAAATCACCTGGACGGCACTGAGGGTCCCGGCGTCCAGCTAG
- a CDS encoding DUF6519 domain-containing protein, giving the protein MHADLSRSTFRPERHYSAVIAQQGRVQLDADANEQTAIQLHQARTFTADLIGQHGGPRDAAGFRIEYVGGKHDIDTLHIHGGRYYVDGILCDADRPAPGVPVPDEDDEEEKDKDKAQDSAQQPAYWTYWDQPDGHRDPEKPGDRLPSPAQAPFVVYLHVWERSVTAAEDPALREVALGAAMPDTAARAKIVWQVLPLALDELETEETEPSKEVVRAAFARWAQKQSAPTARLAARSERPDHADEDPCLVKPDSRYRGPENQLYRVEVHEGGTAGEQTKGDGSKGNGSKGATFKWSRENGSVVFPVDELDGTWVQLASLGHDDKLDLDVGDRVEFTDTAYASRLEPLPLLRVEELDLPGRRVRLSAEPEPGVGRLPHLHPFLRRWDHHEGPKRKGRSTTLRGGAVPVAEGEWLPLEDGVEVYFAKGGTYRTGDHWIVPARTATGSVEWPVDQARRPLLQGPAGIARHFAPLALVKGEGEALDLRLAFGPLASSIPAADEATLAAETRARQEEQAAEADPSGGRSQTTAEAEAAAEGDK; this is encoded by the coding sequence ATGCACGCAGACCTCTCCCGCTCCACGTTCCGCCCGGAGCGGCACTACTCCGCGGTCATCGCCCAGCAGGGCCGCGTCCAGCTCGACGCCGACGCCAACGAACAGACCGCGATCCAGCTCCACCAGGCCCGCACATTCACCGCCGACCTGATCGGGCAGCACGGAGGCCCGCGCGACGCCGCCGGCTTCCGCATCGAGTACGTCGGCGGCAAGCACGACATCGACACTCTCCACATCCACGGCGGCCGCTACTACGTCGACGGCATCCTGTGCGACGCGGACCGCCCGGCCCCCGGCGTCCCCGTACCGGACGAGGACGACGAGGAGGAGAAGGACAAGGACAAGGCGCAGGACTCCGCGCAGCAGCCCGCCTACTGGACCTACTGGGACCAGCCCGACGGCCACCGCGACCCGGAGAAGCCCGGTGACCGGCTGCCCTCGCCCGCCCAGGCCCCGTTCGTCGTCTACCTCCACGTGTGGGAGCGGTCGGTCACCGCGGCCGAGGACCCGGCGCTGCGCGAGGTCGCGCTCGGCGCGGCCATGCCGGACACCGCCGCCCGCGCCAAGATCGTCTGGCAGGTCCTGCCGCTCGCCCTCGACGAGTTGGAGACCGAAGAGACCGAGCCTTCCAAGGAAGTGGTCCGCGCGGCCTTCGCCCGCTGGGCGCAGAAGCAGTCCGCGCCCACGGCCCGGCTCGCGGCCCGCAGCGAACGGCCCGACCACGCCGACGAGGACCCCTGCCTGGTCAAGCCGGACTCCCGCTACCGCGGCCCCGAGAACCAGCTGTACCGCGTGGAGGTCCACGAGGGCGGCACGGCGGGCGAGCAGACCAAGGGGGACGGGTCGAAGGGGAACGGGTCGAAGGGCGCCACCTTCAAGTGGTCCCGCGAGAACGGCTCCGTGGTCTTCCCGGTCGACGAACTCGACGGCACCTGGGTCCAGTTGGCGTCCCTCGGCCACGACGACAAGCTGGACCTGGACGTCGGCGACCGGGTGGAGTTCACCGACACCGCGTACGCCTCCCGCCTCGAACCCCTGCCGCTGCTGAGGGTCGAGGAACTGGACCTGCCCGGCCGCCGCGTGCGCCTGTCCGCCGAGCCGGAGCCGGGCGTCGGACGCCTGCCGCACCTGCACCCGTTCCTGCGCCGCTGGGACCACCACGAGGGCCCGAAGCGCAAGGGCCGGTCAACCACCCTGCGGGGCGGGGCAGTTCCCGTCGCGGAGGGGGAGTGGCTGCCCCTGGAGGACGGCGTCGAGGTCTACTTCGCCAAGGGCGGCACGTACCGCACCGGCGACCACTGGATCGTCCCCGCCCGTACGGCCACCGGCAGCGTCGAGTGGCCGGTGGACCAGGCGCGCCGCCCGCTGCTCCAGGGCCCGGCAGGCATCGCCCGCCACTTCGCGCCCCTCGCCCTGGTGAAGGGCGAGGGCGAGGCACTGGACCTGCGGCTCGCCTTCGGCCCGCTCGCCAGCAGCATCCCGGCCGCCGACGAGGCGACGCTCGCGGCGGAGACCCGGGCGCGACAGGAGGAACAGGCGGCGGAGGCCGACCCCTCCGGCGGGAGGTCGCAGACCACCGCCGAGGCGGAGGCAGCCGCGGAAGGAGACAAGTAA
- a CDS encoding DUF5703 family protein, producing MPEYEFVDVYVPRGVSRKETTRLLTDHAEYGHWELDRLSLHPDGSRRVRLRRRIIRQVRATW from the coding sequence ATGCCGGAATACGAATTTGTCGACGTGTACGTGCCGCGCGGAGTCTCCCGCAAGGAAACCACACGTCTGCTGACGGACCATGCGGAGTACGGACACTGGGAGTTGGACCGCCTCAGCCTCCATCCGGACGGCAGTCGCAGGGTGCGGCTGCGCCGACGGATCATCCGCCAGGTACGGGCCACGTGGTGA
- the chpH gene encoding chaplin ChpH — protein sequence MIKKIVAAAAATGGIVLAGAGIAAADAGAQGAAVHSPGVLSGNVVQAPIHVPVNACGNTVSVIGLLNPAFGNTCINV from the coding sequence ATGATCAAGAAGATCGTCGCCGCTGCTGCTGCCACTGGTGGCATCGTTCTCGCTGGTGCGGGTATCGCGGCTGCCGACGCCGGTGCTCAGGGTGCTGCCGTGCACTCTCCCGGTGTGCTCTCGGGCAACGTCGTCCAGGCGCCCATCCACGTGCCGGTGAACGCCTGTGGCAACACGGTCTCCGTGATCGGGCTGCTGAACCCTGCCTTCGGCAACACCTGCATCAACGTGTGA
- a CDS encoding M20/M25/M40 family metallo-hydrolase, with protein MSEPDTTRSVTGEDEVVDLCRELIQIDTSNYGDHSGPGERKAAEYVAEKLAEVGLEPQIFESHQGRASTVVRIEGEDRSRPGLLIHGHTDVVPANAEDWTHHPFSGEIADGCVWGRGAVDMKDMDAMTLAVVRDRMCSGRKPPRDLVLAFLADEEAGGLFGAKHLVTKHPDLFEGVTEAIGEVGGFSFTVNEKLRLYLVETAQKGMHWMKLTVDGTAGHGSMIHRDNAITELSEAVGRLGRHKFPVRVTKTLRHFLDELGDALGTELDPEDMDATLAKLGGIAKLIGASLQNTANPTQLGAGYKVNVIPGQATAHVDGRYLPGYEEEFLADLDRILGPHVKREDVHADKALETTFDGALVDAMQTALSAEDPIARAVPYMLSAGTDAKSFDDLGIRCFGFAPLKLPPELDFAGMFHGVDERVPVDALTFGVRVLDRFIEAS; from the coding sequence GTGAGTGAGCCGGACACGACCAGGAGCGTCACGGGTGAGGATGAGGTCGTCGACCTCTGCCGCGAGCTGATCCAGATCGATACCAGCAACTACGGCGACCACTCGGGCCCGGGTGAGCGCAAGGCCGCCGAGTACGTCGCGGAGAAGCTCGCCGAGGTGGGACTCGAACCGCAGATCTTCGAGTCGCACCAGGGCCGCGCCTCCACGGTGGTCAGGATCGAGGGAGAGGACCGCTCACGGCCCGGGCTGCTCATCCACGGCCACACCGACGTCGTACCGGCCAACGCCGAGGACTGGACGCACCACCCGTTCTCCGGCGAGATCGCCGACGGCTGTGTGTGGGGCCGTGGCGCGGTCGACATGAAGGACATGGACGCGATGACCCTCGCGGTCGTCCGCGACCGGATGTGCAGCGGCCGCAAGCCGCCCCGCGACCTGGTGCTGGCCTTCCTGGCGGACGAGGAGGCGGGCGGCTTGTTCGGCGCCAAGCACCTCGTCACCAAGCACCCGGACCTCTTCGAGGGCGTGACCGAGGCGATCGGCGAGGTCGGCGGGTTCTCCTTCACGGTCAACGAGAAGCTGCGGCTGTATCTCGTCGAGACCGCCCAGAAGGGCATGCACTGGATGAAGCTGACCGTGGACGGTACCGCCGGACACGGTTCGATGATCCACCGGGACAACGCGATCACCGAGTTGTCGGAGGCCGTCGGCCGGCTCGGCCGGCACAAGTTCCCGGTGCGGGTGACGAAGACACTGCGGCACTTCCTCGACGAGCTCGGCGACGCGCTGGGCACCGAGCTGGACCCGGAGGACATGGACGCGACGCTCGCCAAGCTCGGCGGCATCGCCAAGCTCATCGGCGCCTCGCTCCAGAACACCGCCAACCCGACCCAGCTGGGCGCCGGCTACAAGGTGAACGTGATCCCGGGGCAGGCGACCGCGCACGTCGACGGCCGCTACCTGCCGGGGTACGAGGAGGAGTTCCTCGCCGACCTGGACCGCATCCTCGGCCCGCATGTGAAGCGCGAGGACGTGCACGCCGACAAGGCGCTGGAGACCACCTTCGACGGGGCCCTCGTGGACGCCATGCAGACCGCGTTGTCCGCCGAGGACCCGATCGCCCGGGCCGTCCCGTACATGCTCTCCGCCGGCACCGACGCCAAGTCCTTCGACGACCTCGGCATCCGCTGCTTCGGCTTCGCCCCGCTGAAGCTGCCGCCGGAGCTGGACTTCGCCGGGATGTTCCACGGTGTCGACGAGCGGGTCCCGGTCGACGCGCTCACGTTCGGAGTGCGGGTCCTGGACCGCTTCATCGAGGCGTCCTGA